One Malus sylvestris chromosome 14, drMalSylv7.2, whole genome shotgun sequence DNA segment encodes these proteins:
- the LOC126600819 gene encoding uncharacterized protein LOC126600819 isoform X2 has product MVDPANTPLGRMLLEEITPIVMVLRTPLVEEACIKNGLTLVQILKPFCVFNNIDVPVRTASDQPYRLQKFGLRLFYESDIRQPNLEVAKERLKQVINQAADKDLSELCSDLPQIDNALSISESEVLPSWFQFFNKVLVHSVSFSDHEAFDHPVACLVVVSSKDDQPINRFVDLFNTKKLPSLLTNGAMDPKILKHYLLVHDKQDGPLEKATKILTEMRSTFGSDCQLLCINSSQDGVVEHQDYPWVLYKFEDLPSQPLRCFLNIEDINGMKDLMQDLSTKHIIPYMEQKIRLLNQQVAATRKGFRNQIKNLWWRKGKDDVVDSPSGPTYTFNSIESQIRVLGDYAFMLRDYELALSNYRLISTDYKLDKAWKRYAGVQEMMGLAYFMSDQSRKDAEYCMENAFTTYLKVAPSSQQNATRCGLWWVEMLKARHQYKEAATVYFRVCTEEPLYSAVMLEQASYCYLLSRPPMLHKYGFHLVLSGDRYKKSDQVKHAIRTYRGAMSVYTGTTWSHIKDHVHFHIGQWYALLGLYDLAANHVMEVLACSHQSKKTQELFLRDFLQIVQKTGKTFEVSKLQLPEINISSLRVIFEDHRTYASSAAASVKERIWVSLEKEMIPNLSTARTNWLELQSKLIPKKYKESNVCVAGEAVRVDIELKNPLQIPLPLSSVSLLCELSAGSDEMKSDASSSLAEIQDGESTSLIHRDVNFESSLFSLSDVDFSLAGGETIVVQLTVTPRVEGILQIVGVKWKLSGSVVGFHKFDTNPLKKICRKQIQKAKHPHCDNLKFAVVKSVPKLEGVIHPLPKRAYTGDLRHLVLELKNKSEFAVKNLKMNISHPRFLNLGKRESLNTEFPACLEKKSSDQSAEHANLNDVSHALFLFPEDTIIQGETPLLWPLWFRAAVPGNISLYITIYYEMSDISSTMRFRTLRMHYNLQVLPSLDVSFLISPCPSRLQEFLVRMDVVNKTSSESFQIHQLSSVGNQWEISLLQPVDAIFPSQSLTPHQALSCFFRLKSCGKSSTSEDEKSFHSRLQGTDLRLGTQGSNGPRFDIASSPLADFHRSERLHQEVLDKGDTNPVDFILISWPLKNDINPEVSEPPHLFSHHACYCSTATTSPISWLVDGPRTLYHNFSASFCEINLSMTVYNASDVVASVRINTSDSSTSDHLSDATPVLPATSSGNQDGWHDLSPVTDIKVTSDALGSRASKSIPVESVSPFIWSGSSSTRVQLDPMSRTEIPLQVCVFSPGTYDLSSYLLHWNLLLSNDQENRDRSSSGTCQGYPYYLTVLQSD; this is encoded by the exons ATGGTGGATCCGGCGAATACGCCACTTGGCAGAATGCTATTGGAGGAGATCACTCCCATTGTCATGGTGCTCCGTACGCCCCTCGTCGAAGAAGCCTGCATCAAGAACGGCCTCACCTTAGTCCAAATACTCAAGCCCTTCTGCGTCTTCAACAACATCGACG TGCCTGTGCGGACTGCGAGTGATCAACCCTACAGGCTTCAGAAGTTCGGATTGCGGTTGTTTTATGAATCGGATATTCGGCAACCGAATTTGGAG GTAGCAAAAGAGAGGTTGAAACAAGTCATAAACCAGGCGGCGGATAAAGATCTTTCTGAATTGTGCTCAGACCTGCCTCAGATTGATAATGCATTATCCA TATCGGAATCTGAAGTTCTACCATCATGGTTtcagtttttcaacaaagtGCTTGTGCATAGCGTCTCTTTTTCAGACCATGAAGCTTTTGATCATCCTGTGGCAT GTCTCGTTGTAGTTTCTTCAAAGGATGATCAACCTATCAACAGATTTGTTGACCTCTTTAACACCAAGAAGTTGCCCTCCCTTCTTACTAATGGGGCAATGGACCCAAAGATTTTGAAGCATTATTTACTAGTGCATGATAAACAAGATGGCCCTTTAGAGAA GGCAACTAAAATTTTAACTGAAATGAGGAGCACTTTTGGCTCTGACTGTCAGTTACTATGCATTAATTCTTCTCAAGATGGTGTGGTTGAACATCAAGATTATCCCTGGGTGCTTTAT AAATTTGAAGATTTACCTAGTCAACCGCTTCGTTGCTTCCTTAATATTGAGGATATTAATGGG ATGAAAGACCTGATGCAAGATTTATCAACTAAACACATTATTCCCTACATGGAGCAAAAAATACGTTTGCTCAATCAGCAG GTTGCTGCAACAAGGAAAGGTTTTAggaaccaaataaaaaatctatggtggagaaaaggaaaagatgaTGTGGTGGATTCTCCCAGTGGCCCTAC GTACACCTTTAACTCCATTGAATCCCAAATTAGAGTTTTGGGTGATTATGCCTTCATGCTACGTGATTATGAACTTGCATTGTCGAATTATCGCCTAATATCCACAGATTACAAGCTTGACAAAGCCTGGAAACGCTATGCTGGCGTACAG GAAATGATGGGGCTTGCATATTTCATGTCAGACCAGTCAAGAAAGGATGCAGAGTATTGCATGGAAAACGCATTTACTACCTattta AAAGTTGCACCATCTAGCCAGCAAAACGCAACTAGGTGTGGTCTTTGGTGGGTGGAGATGTTGAAGGCACGACATCAGTATAAAGAGGCTGCAACTGTTTACTTCCGTGTTTGTACGGAG GAGCCACTATATTCCGCTGTAATGCTTGAGCAAGCGTCTTATTGTTACTTGCTGTCTAGACCACCTATGTTGCACAAATATGGATTTCATCTTGTTCTTTCTGGTGACCGTTACAAGAAATCTGATCAG GTCAAACATGCAATTCGCACATATAGAGGTGCCATGTCTGTGTATACAGGAACTACGTGGAGCCATATCAAAGACCATGTTCATTTCCATATTGGACA GTGGTATGCTCTTCTTGGGCTATATGATTTGGCAGCAAATCATGTGATGGAGGTCCTGGCCTGTAGTCATCAGTCCAAGAAAACGCAGGAGTTATTCCTGAGAGACTTCCTTCAAATTGTTCAG AAAACAGGGAAAACATTTGAAGTATCAAAGCTTCAATTGCCGGAGATCAATATTTCATCTCTTAGGGTAATTTTTGAGGATCATCGGACCTATGCATCATCTGCAGCT GCAAGTGTCAAGGAAAGAATATGGGTCTCCTTAGAGAAGGAAATGATTCCAAATTTGTCCACTGCCAGAACTAATTGGTTGGAGTTACAATCAAAGCTTATCCCAAAGAAGTACAAAGAGTCAAATGTTTGTGTTGCAGGAG AAGCTGTCAGGGTTgatattgaattaaaaaatcCGTTGCAAATCCCCCTCCCCTTGTCTAGTGTTTCCCTATTATGCGAGCTTTCTGCTGGCTCTGATGAAATGAAATCCG ATGCAAGTAGCTCGTTAGCGGAGATTCAGGATGGAGAATCTACTAGTTTAATTCATAG GGATGTGAACTTTGAGagttctttattttctttgtctGATGTTGACTTTTCATTAGCAGGAGGTGAAACAATTGTG GTGCAACTAACGGTTACTCCTAGAGTAGAAGGCATTTTACAGATTGTTGGTGTAAAGTGGAAATTGTCAGGCTCTGTTGTTGGCTTCCATAAATTTGACACTAACCCCTTGAAGAAGATATGCAGAAAGCAAATACAGAAGGCGAAGCATCCTCATTGTGATAATTTAAAGTTTGCAGTTGTTAAG AGTGTACCAAAGCTTGAGGGTGTCATTCATCCACTACCTAAAAGGGCATATACAGGAGATTTACGGCATCTTGTGTTGGAGTTGAAGAACAAATCTGAATTTGCTGTGAAG AATCTGAAAATGAATATTAGTCATCCTAGATTCTTGAATCTTGGAAAGCGAGAAAGTTTGAACACCGAGTTTCCTGCTTGCTTAGAAAAGAAAAGTTCTGATCAGTCTGCTGAACATGCTAACCTTAATGATGTTTCTCATGCCCTGTTTCTATTTCCTGAG GACACTATTATTCAAGGGGAAACACCATTATTGTGGCCTCTTTGGTTTCGGGCAGCTGTTCCTGGGAACATTTCCCTGTACATAACAATATATTATGAGATGAGTGATATTTCAAGCACCATGAGATTTCGCACTTTACGCATGCATTACAATTTGCAG GTATTGCCGTCATTGGACGTGTCATTCCTTATCAGTCCTTGTCCATCAAGATTGCAAGAGTTTCTTGTGCGCATGGATGTTGTCAACAAGACAAGCTCTGAAAGTTTCCAAATTCATCAGTTGTCATCTGTTGGGAACCAATGGGAAATCTCACTACTTCAACCTGTTGATGCCATCTTTCCTTCACAATCTTTAACACCTCATCAAGCATTGTCATGCTTCTTCAGGCTCAAG AGTTGTGGGAAATCATCAACTTCTGAAGACGAGAAATCTTTCCATTCCCGACTTCAGGGAACTGATTTGAGATTGGGTACTCAGGGCAGTAATGGACCACGTTTTGATATAGCTAGCTCTCCCCTGGCAGATTTCCACCGCTCTGAAAGACTGCACCAGGAAGTTTTAGATAAG GGAGACACTAATCCGGTTGACTTCATATTGATTTCCTGGCCTCTGAAGAATGACATTAATCCTGAGGTTTCTGAGCCACCGCATCTTTTTTCTCATCATGCATGTTACTGCAG TACTGCGACCACAAGTCCTATATCATGGCTAGTGGACGGACCTCGAACCTTATACCATAACTTCTCTGCTTCTTTTTGTGAAATAAATCTTAGCATGACTGTATACAACGCATCGGATGTGGTTGCATCTGTACGCATAAACACCTCGGACTCCAGTACTAGCGATCATTTAAGTGATGCAACTCCAGTTCTACCTGCGACGTCTTCTGGCAACCAAGATGGATGGCATGACCTCTCACCAGTGACTGACATCAAAGTGACTTCCGATGCCCTTGGATCCCGGGCCAGTAAGTCAATTCCCGTGGAGAGCGTCTCCCCATTTATTTGGTCCGGGTCAAGCTCGACTAGAGTCCAACTTGATCCCATGTCAAGAACTGAAATTCCTCTTCAAGTTTGTGTATTCTCTCCCGGGACATATGATCTGTCGAGCTATCTTTTGCATTGGAATCTTTTACTTTCTAATGATCAAGAAAATCGGGATAGGTCGTCTTCTGGGACGTGCCAGGGATATCCGTATTACCTTACTGTACTCCAGTCGGATTAA
- the LOC126600819 gene encoding uncharacterized protein LOC126600819 isoform X1, with the protein MVDPANTPLGRMLLEEITPIVMVLRTPLVEEACIKNGLTLVQILKPFCVFNNIDVPVRTASDQPYRLQKFGLRLFYESDIRQPNLEVAKERLKQVINQAADKDLSELCSDLPQIDNALSISESEVLPSWFQFFNKVLVHSVSFSDHEAFDHPVACLVVVSSKDDQPINRFVDLFNTKKLPSLLTNGAMDPKILKHYLLVHDKQDGPLEKATKILTEMRSTFGSDCQLLCINSSQDGVVEHQDYPWVLYKFEDLPSQPLRCFLNIEDINGMKDLMQDLSTKHIIPYMEQKIRLLNQQVAATRKGFRNQIKNLWWRKGKDDVVDSPSGPTYTFNSIESQIRVLGDYAFMLRDYELALSNYRLISTDYKLDKAWKRYAGVQEMMGLAYFMSDQSRKDAEYCMENAFTTYLKVAPSSQQNATRCGLWWVEMLKARHQYKEAATVYFRVCTEEPLYSAVMLEQASYCYLLSRPPMLHKYGFHLVLSGDRYKKSDQVKHAIRTYRGAMSVYTGTTWSHIKDHVHFHIGQWYALLGLYDLAANHVMEVLACSHQSKKTQELFLRDFLQIVQKTGKTFEVSKLQLPEINISSLRVIFEDHRTYASSAAASVKERIWVSLEKEMIPNLSTARTNWLELQSKLIPKKYKESNVCVAGEAVRVDIELKNPLQIPLPLSSVSLLCELSAGSDEMKSVFDDADASSSLAEIQDGESTSLIHRDVNFESSLFSLSDVDFSLAGGETIVVQLTVTPRVEGILQIVGVKWKLSGSVVGFHKFDTNPLKKICRKQIQKAKHPHCDNLKFAVVKSVPKLEGVIHPLPKRAYTGDLRHLVLELKNKSEFAVKNLKMNISHPRFLNLGKRESLNTEFPACLEKKSSDQSAEHANLNDVSHALFLFPEDTIIQGETPLLWPLWFRAAVPGNISLYITIYYEMSDISSTMRFRTLRMHYNLQVLPSLDVSFLISPCPSRLQEFLVRMDVVNKTSSESFQIHQLSSVGNQWEISLLQPVDAIFPSQSLTPHQALSCFFRLKSCGKSSTSEDEKSFHSRLQGTDLRLGTQGSNGPRFDIASSPLADFHRSERLHQEVLDKGDTNPVDFILISWPLKNDINPEVSEPPHLFSHHACYCSTATTSPISWLVDGPRTLYHNFSASFCEINLSMTVYNASDVVASVRINTSDSSTSDHLSDATPVLPATSSGNQDGWHDLSPVTDIKVTSDALGSRASKSIPVESVSPFIWSGSSSTRVQLDPMSRTEIPLQVCVFSPGTYDLSSYLLHWNLLLSNDQENRDRSSSGTCQGYPYYLTVLQSD; encoded by the exons ATGGTGGATCCGGCGAATACGCCACTTGGCAGAATGCTATTGGAGGAGATCACTCCCATTGTCATGGTGCTCCGTACGCCCCTCGTCGAAGAAGCCTGCATCAAGAACGGCCTCACCTTAGTCCAAATACTCAAGCCCTTCTGCGTCTTCAACAACATCGACG TGCCTGTGCGGACTGCGAGTGATCAACCCTACAGGCTTCAGAAGTTCGGATTGCGGTTGTTTTATGAATCGGATATTCGGCAACCGAATTTGGAG GTAGCAAAAGAGAGGTTGAAACAAGTCATAAACCAGGCGGCGGATAAAGATCTTTCTGAATTGTGCTCAGACCTGCCTCAGATTGATAATGCATTATCCA TATCGGAATCTGAAGTTCTACCATCATGGTTtcagtttttcaacaaagtGCTTGTGCATAGCGTCTCTTTTTCAGACCATGAAGCTTTTGATCATCCTGTGGCAT GTCTCGTTGTAGTTTCTTCAAAGGATGATCAACCTATCAACAGATTTGTTGACCTCTTTAACACCAAGAAGTTGCCCTCCCTTCTTACTAATGGGGCAATGGACCCAAAGATTTTGAAGCATTATTTACTAGTGCATGATAAACAAGATGGCCCTTTAGAGAA GGCAACTAAAATTTTAACTGAAATGAGGAGCACTTTTGGCTCTGACTGTCAGTTACTATGCATTAATTCTTCTCAAGATGGTGTGGTTGAACATCAAGATTATCCCTGGGTGCTTTAT AAATTTGAAGATTTACCTAGTCAACCGCTTCGTTGCTTCCTTAATATTGAGGATATTAATGGG ATGAAAGACCTGATGCAAGATTTATCAACTAAACACATTATTCCCTACATGGAGCAAAAAATACGTTTGCTCAATCAGCAG GTTGCTGCAACAAGGAAAGGTTTTAggaaccaaataaaaaatctatggtggagaaaaggaaaagatgaTGTGGTGGATTCTCCCAGTGGCCCTAC GTACACCTTTAACTCCATTGAATCCCAAATTAGAGTTTTGGGTGATTATGCCTTCATGCTACGTGATTATGAACTTGCATTGTCGAATTATCGCCTAATATCCACAGATTACAAGCTTGACAAAGCCTGGAAACGCTATGCTGGCGTACAG GAAATGATGGGGCTTGCATATTTCATGTCAGACCAGTCAAGAAAGGATGCAGAGTATTGCATGGAAAACGCATTTACTACCTattta AAAGTTGCACCATCTAGCCAGCAAAACGCAACTAGGTGTGGTCTTTGGTGGGTGGAGATGTTGAAGGCACGACATCAGTATAAAGAGGCTGCAACTGTTTACTTCCGTGTTTGTACGGAG GAGCCACTATATTCCGCTGTAATGCTTGAGCAAGCGTCTTATTGTTACTTGCTGTCTAGACCACCTATGTTGCACAAATATGGATTTCATCTTGTTCTTTCTGGTGACCGTTACAAGAAATCTGATCAG GTCAAACATGCAATTCGCACATATAGAGGTGCCATGTCTGTGTATACAGGAACTACGTGGAGCCATATCAAAGACCATGTTCATTTCCATATTGGACA GTGGTATGCTCTTCTTGGGCTATATGATTTGGCAGCAAATCATGTGATGGAGGTCCTGGCCTGTAGTCATCAGTCCAAGAAAACGCAGGAGTTATTCCTGAGAGACTTCCTTCAAATTGTTCAG AAAACAGGGAAAACATTTGAAGTATCAAAGCTTCAATTGCCGGAGATCAATATTTCATCTCTTAGGGTAATTTTTGAGGATCATCGGACCTATGCATCATCTGCAGCT GCAAGTGTCAAGGAAAGAATATGGGTCTCCTTAGAGAAGGAAATGATTCCAAATTTGTCCACTGCCAGAACTAATTGGTTGGAGTTACAATCAAAGCTTATCCCAAAGAAGTACAAAGAGTCAAATGTTTGTGTTGCAGGAG AAGCTGTCAGGGTTgatattgaattaaaaaatcCGTTGCAAATCCCCCTCCCCTTGTCTAGTGTTTCCCTATTATGCGAGCTTTCTGCTGGCTCTGATGAAATGAAATCCG TTTTTGATGATGCAGATGCAAGTAGCTCGTTAGCGGAGATTCAGGATGGAGAATCTACTAGTTTAATTCATAG GGATGTGAACTTTGAGagttctttattttctttgtctGATGTTGACTTTTCATTAGCAGGAGGTGAAACAATTGTG GTGCAACTAACGGTTACTCCTAGAGTAGAAGGCATTTTACAGATTGTTGGTGTAAAGTGGAAATTGTCAGGCTCTGTTGTTGGCTTCCATAAATTTGACACTAACCCCTTGAAGAAGATATGCAGAAAGCAAATACAGAAGGCGAAGCATCCTCATTGTGATAATTTAAAGTTTGCAGTTGTTAAG AGTGTACCAAAGCTTGAGGGTGTCATTCATCCACTACCTAAAAGGGCATATACAGGAGATTTACGGCATCTTGTGTTGGAGTTGAAGAACAAATCTGAATTTGCTGTGAAG AATCTGAAAATGAATATTAGTCATCCTAGATTCTTGAATCTTGGAAAGCGAGAAAGTTTGAACACCGAGTTTCCTGCTTGCTTAGAAAAGAAAAGTTCTGATCAGTCTGCTGAACATGCTAACCTTAATGATGTTTCTCATGCCCTGTTTCTATTTCCTGAG GACACTATTATTCAAGGGGAAACACCATTATTGTGGCCTCTTTGGTTTCGGGCAGCTGTTCCTGGGAACATTTCCCTGTACATAACAATATATTATGAGATGAGTGATATTTCAAGCACCATGAGATTTCGCACTTTACGCATGCATTACAATTTGCAG GTATTGCCGTCATTGGACGTGTCATTCCTTATCAGTCCTTGTCCATCAAGATTGCAAGAGTTTCTTGTGCGCATGGATGTTGTCAACAAGACAAGCTCTGAAAGTTTCCAAATTCATCAGTTGTCATCTGTTGGGAACCAATGGGAAATCTCACTACTTCAACCTGTTGATGCCATCTTTCCTTCACAATCTTTAACACCTCATCAAGCATTGTCATGCTTCTTCAGGCTCAAG AGTTGTGGGAAATCATCAACTTCTGAAGACGAGAAATCTTTCCATTCCCGACTTCAGGGAACTGATTTGAGATTGGGTACTCAGGGCAGTAATGGACCACGTTTTGATATAGCTAGCTCTCCCCTGGCAGATTTCCACCGCTCTGAAAGACTGCACCAGGAAGTTTTAGATAAG GGAGACACTAATCCGGTTGACTTCATATTGATTTCCTGGCCTCTGAAGAATGACATTAATCCTGAGGTTTCTGAGCCACCGCATCTTTTTTCTCATCATGCATGTTACTGCAG TACTGCGACCACAAGTCCTATATCATGGCTAGTGGACGGACCTCGAACCTTATACCATAACTTCTCTGCTTCTTTTTGTGAAATAAATCTTAGCATGACTGTATACAACGCATCGGATGTGGTTGCATCTGTACGCATAAACACCTCGGACTCCAGTACTAGCGATCATTTAAGTGATGCAACTCCAGTTCTACCTGCGACGTCTTCTGGCAACCAAGATGGATGGCATGACCTCTCACCAGTGACTGACATCAAAGTGACTTCCGATGCCCTTGGATCCCGGGCCAGTAAGTCAATTCCCGTGGAGAGCGTCTCCCCATTTATTTGGTCCGGGTCAAGCTCGACTAGAGTCCAACTTGATCCCATGTCAAGAACTGAAATTCCTCTTCAAGTTTGTGTATTCTCTCCCGGGACATATGATCTGTCGAGCTATCTTTTGCATTGGAATCTTTTACTTTCTAATGATCAAGAAAATCGGGATAGGTCGTCTTCTGGGACGTGCCAGGGATATCCGTATTACCTTACTGTACTCCAGTCGGATTAA
- the LOC126600819 gene encoding uncharacterized protein LOC126600819 isoform X3, with amino-acid sequence MDPKILKHYLLVHDKQDGPLEKATKILTEMRSTFGSDCQLLCINSSQDGVVEHQDYPWVLYKFEDLPSQPLRCFLNIEDINGMKDLMQDLSTKHIIPYMEQKIRLLNQQVAATRKGFRNQIKNLWWRKGKDDVVDSPSGPTYTFNSIESQIRVLGDYAFMLRDYELALSNYRLISTDYKLDKAWKRYAGVQEMMGLAYFMSDQSRKDAEYCMENAFTTYLKVAPSSQQNATRCGLWWVEMLKARHQYKEAATVYFRVCTEEPLYSAVMLEQASYCYLLSRPPMLHKYGFHLVLSGDRYKKSDQVKHAIRTYRGAMSVYTGTTWSHIKDHVHFHIGQWYALLGLYDLAANHVMEVLACSHQSKKTQELFLRDFLQIVQKTGKTFEVSKLQLPEINISSLRVIFEDHRTYASSAAASVKERIWVSLEKEMIPNLSTARTNWLELQSKLIPKKYKESNVCVAGEAVRVDIELKNPLQIPLPLSSVSLLCELSAGSDEMKSVFDDADASSSLAEIQDGESTSLIHRDVNFESSLFSLSDVDFSLAGGETIVVQLTVTPRVEGILQIVGVKWKLSGSVVGFHKFDTNPLKKICRKQIQKAKHPHCDNLKFAVVKSVPKLEGVIHPLPKRAYTGDLRHLVLELKNKSEFAVKNLKMNISHPRFLNLGKRESLNTEFPACLEKKSSDQSAEHANLNDVSHALFLFPEDTIIQGETPLLWPLWFRAAVPGNISLYITIYYEMSDISSTMRFRTLRMHYNLQVLPSLDVSFLISPCPSRLQEFLVRMDVVNKTSSESFQIHQLSSVGNQWEISLLQPVDAIFPSQSLTPHQALSCFFRLKSCGKSSTSEDEKSFHSRLQGTDLRLGTQGSNGPRFDIASSPLADFHRSERLHQEVLDKGDTNPVDFILISWPLKNDINPEVSEPPHLFSHHACYCSTATTSPISWLVDGPRTLYHNFSASFCEINLSMTVYNASDVVASVRINTSDSSTSDHLSDATPVLPATSSGNQDGWHDLSPVTDIKVTSDALGSRASKSIPVESVSPFIWSGSSSTRVQLDPMSRTEIPLQVCVFSPGTYDLSSYLLHWNLLLSNDQENRDRSSSGTCQGYPYYLTVLQSD; translated from the exons ATGGACCCAAAGATTTTGAAGCATTATTTACTAGTGCATGATAAACAAGATGGCCCTTTAGAGAA GGCAACTAAAATTTTAACTGAAATGAGGAGCACTTTTGGCTCTGACTGTCAGTTACTATGCATTAATTCTTCTCAAGATGGTGTGGTTGAACATCAAGATTATCCCTGGGTGCTTTAT AAATTTGAAGATTTACCTAGTCAACCGCTTCGTTGCTTCCTTAATATTGAGGATATTAATGGG ATGAAAGACCTGATGCAAGATTTATCAACTAAACACATTATTCCCTACATGGAGCAAAAAATACGTTTGCTCAATCAGCAG GTTGCTGCAACAAGGAAAGGTTTTAggaaccaaataaaaaatctatggtggagaaaaggaaaagatgaTGTGGTGGATTCTCCCAGTGGCCCTAC GTACACCTTTAACTCCATTGAATCCCAAATTAGAGTTTTGGGTGATTATGCCTTCATGCTACGTGATTATGAACTTGCATTGTCGAATTATCGCCTAATATCCACAGATTACAAGCTTGACAAAGCCTGGAAACGCTATGCTGGCGTACAG GAAATGATGGGGCTTGCATATTTCATGTCAGACCAGTCAAGAAAGGATGCAGAGTATTGCATGGAAAACGCATTTACTACCTattta AAAGTTGCACCATCTAGCCAGCAAAACGCAACTAGGTGTGGTCTTTGGTGGGTGGAGATGTTGAAGGCACGACATCAGTATAAAGAGGCTGCAACTGTTTACTTCCGTGTTTGTACGGAG GAGCCACTATATTCCGCTGTAATGCTTGAGCAAGCGTCTTATTGTTACTTGCTGTCTAGACCACCTATGTTGCACAAATATGGATTTCATCTTGTTCTTTCTGGTGACCGTTACAAGAAATCTGATCAG GTCAAACATGCAATTCGCACATATAGAGGTGCCATGTCTGTGTATACAGGAACTACGTGGAGCCATATCAAAGACCATGTTCATTTCCATATTGGACA GTGGTATGCTCTTCTTGGGCTATATGATTTGGCAGCAAATCATGTGATGGAGGTCCTGGCCTGTAGTCATCAGTCCAAGAAAACGCAGGAGTTATTCCTGAGAGACTTCCTTCAAATTGTTCAG AAAACAGGGAAAACATTTGAAGTATCAAAGCTTCAATTGCCGGAGATCAATATTTCATCTCTTAGGGTAATTTTTGAGGATCATCGGACCTATGCATCATCTGCAGCT GCAAGTGTCAAGGAAAGAATATGGGTCTCCTTAGAGAAGGAAATGATTCCAAATTTGTCCACTGCCAGAACTAATTGGTTGGAGTTACAATCAAAGCTTATCCCAAAGAAGTACAAAGAGTCAAATGTTTGTGTTGCAGGAG AAGCTGTCAGGGTTgatattgaattaaaaaatcCGTTGCAAATCCCCCTCCCCTTGTCTAGTGTTTCCCTATTATGCGAGCTTTCTGCTGGCTCTGATGAAATGAAATCCG TTTTTGATGATGCAGATGCAAGTAGCTCGTTAGCGGAGATTCAGGATGGAGAATCTACTAGTTTAATTCATAG GGATGTGAACTTTGAGagttctttattttctttgtctGATGTTGACTTTTCATTAGCAGGAGGTGAAACAATTGTG GTGCAACTAACGGTTACTCCTAGAGTAGAAGGCATTTTACAGATTGTTGGTGTAAAGTGGAAATTGTCAGGCTCTGTTGTTGGCTTCCATAAATTTGACACTAACCCCTTGAAGAAGATATGCAGAAAGCAAATACAGAAGGCGAAGCATCCTCATTGTGATAATTTAAAGTTTGCAGTTGTTAAG AGTGTACCAAAGCTTGAGGGTGTCATTCATCCACTACCTAAAAGGGCATATACAGGAGATTTACGGCATCTTGTGTTGGAGTTGAAGAACAAATCTGAATTTGCTGTGAAG AATCTGAAAATGAATATTAGTCATCCTAGATTCTTGAATCTTGGAAAGCGAGAAAGTTTGAACACCGAGTTTCCTGCTTGCTTAGAAAAGAAAAGTTCTGATCAGTCTGCTGAACATGCTAACCTTAATGATGTTTCTCATGCCCTGTTTCTATTTCCTGAG GACACTATTATTCAAGGGGAAACACCATTATTGTGGCCTCTTTGGTTTCGGGCAGCTGTTCCTGGGAACATTTCCCTGTACATAACAATATATTATGAGATGAGTGATATTTCAAGCACCATGAGATTTCGCACTTTACGCATGCATTACAATTTGCAG GTATTGCCGTCATTGGACGTGTCATTCCTTATCAGTCCTTGTCCATCAAGATTGCAAGAGTTTCTTGTGCGCATGGATGTTGTCAACAAGACAAGCTCTGAAAGTTTCCAAATTCATCAGTTGTCATCTGTTGGGAACCAATGGGAAATCTCACTACTTCAACCTGTTGATGCCATCTTTCCTTCACAATCTTTAACACCTCATCAAGCATTGTCATGCTTCTTCAGGCTCAAG AGTTGTGGGAAATCATCAACTTCTGAAGACGAGAAATCTTTCCATTCCCGACTTCAGGGAACTGATTTGAGATTGGGTACTCAGGGCAGTAATGGACCACGTTTTGATATAGCTAGCTCTCCCCTGGCAGATTTCCACCGCTCTGAAAGACTGCACCAGGAAGTTTTAGATAAG GGAGACACTAATCCGGTTGACTTCATATTGATTTCCTGGCCTCTGAAGAATGACATTAATCCTGAGGTTTCTGAGCCACCGCATCTTTTTTCTCATCATGCATGTTACTGCAG TACTGCGACCACAAGTCCTATATCATGGCTAGTGGACGGACCTCGAACCTTATACCATAACTTCTCTGCTTCTTTTTGTGAAATAAATCTTAGCATGACTGTATACAACGCATCGGATGTGGTTGCATCTGTACGCATAAACACCTCGGACTCCAGTACTAGCGATCATTTAAGTGATGCAACTCCAGTTCTACCTGCGACGTCTTCTGGCAACCAAGATGGATGGCATGACCTCTCACCAGTGACTGACATCAAAGTGACTTCCGATGCCCTTGGATCCCGGGCCAGTAAGTCAATTCCCGTGGAGAGCGTCTCCCCATTTATTTGGTCCGGGTCAAGCTCGACTAGAGTCCAACTTGATCCCATGTCAAGAACTGAAATTCCTCTTCAAGTTTGTGTATTCTCTCCCGGGACATATGATCTGTCGAGCTATCTTTTGCATTGGAATCTTTTACTTTCTAATGATCAAGAAAATCGGGATAGGTCGTCTTCTGGGACGTGCCAGGGATATCCGTATTACCTTACTGTACTCCAGTCGGATTAA